The DNA region TGTGCTGGATTACCAAGGCTATGCCTGGATCGCCTACGGCTATGGCCTGCCGGCGCTGGGCTTCCTGGTGGCGGCGCGCCTGATGAGGACGGCGCCGGATGCCCAGGGAAACATTGGAAGCGGCGACGATCTGGTGGTGATGGTGCTGGAGGCCGGCGCCCTGATCTTCACCACCCTGATGCTGTCGCTGGGCATCCATCGCTGGATGGCCGGCAGCCTGGAGGCGGCGCCGTCCGGCCTGACCGAGGTGGCGCTGCACACCCTGTCCTGGCTGGGGCTCGCCCTTCTGCTGGCGGCGGACCGGCGGTGGAGCGCGCGGCCCGTGGCGGTGTGGGGCCGGCGCCTGCTGGTCCTGCTGGCCGCGGCCACCGCCTTCTTCCTGCAACTGCTGGGGCTGAACCCGCTGTGGAATTTCGAATGGGTCGGCAGCTGGCCGGTGGTCAACCGGCTGCTGCTGGCCTATGGCGCGCCGGCCGTGCTGCTGCTGCTCTACCTGTGGTACGATCCGCCGCCGTCGCGCGTGCTGCGGAGCGCCGCGCCGGTCCTGCCGATGCTGCTGATCGCCGCCAACCTCGCGCTGGAGATCCGCCGCGCCTTCCAGGGGCCGGTGCTGAGCGGCTACGGCATGTCGGATGCCGAATGGTACAGCTATTCCGTCGGCTTCCTGCTGTTCGCGGTGGCGATGCTGGTGGCGGGCATCCGCTTCGGCTGGGGCTGGATGCGTCATGCCGGGCTGGTTCTGGTGCTGGCGGTGGTCGCCAAGGTGTTCCTCAGCGACATGTCGGACCTGGAGGGGATGTACCGCGTCGCCTCCTTCCTCGGCCTCGGCGTCTCGCTGGTCGGCATCGGCTGGCTGTACCAGCGCCTTCTGCGCCCGCCCGCCGACAATCCGTTGGACCAACGGATTCATTGACAGGCCGCGCCGGGAACGCTCCCATACGGTGAAGGATGGGCCAGGGATGAACCCGGCCCGGCATCACCGGAGGAGCAGCGCTCATGGCAAGCGAAACGCACGGCAACGCCTATCCCATCCTGCCCGACGGCGAGGAGGGCTTCACCGTCGAGGCGGCGCGGATGAAGTTCGGCCCCGGCATGCTGGCCGAGCTGGGCGGCGACGCGGTGTCGCTCGGCATGACGCGGGTGGCGCTGTTCACCGATCCGCGCGTCGCCGCGACGGCGCCCTTCGCCATGGCGCTCGACTCGCTGAAGCGGGCCGGCATGGATCCGGTGGTCTACGACCGCTGCCGGGTGGAGCCGACCAGCGCCTCCTTCCTAGACGCCGCCGATTTCGCGCGGGACGGCGGCTTCGACGGCTATGTCTCCATCGGCGGCGGATCGGTGATCGACACCGCCAAGGCGGCGAACCTCTACGCCACCCATCCGGCCGATTTTCTCGCCTACGTCAACAAGCCGCTGGGGGAGGGCATCCCGGTCCCCGGCCCGGTCAAGCCGCACATCGCCTGCCCGACCACCTGCGGCACCGGCAGCGAAACCACCGGCGTCGCCATCTTCGACCATGTGGAAAAGCAGGTGAAGACCGGCATCTCGTCGCGCTTCCTGCGGCCGAGCCTTGCCGTCGTCGATCCCCGCACCATCGACAGCCTGCCGCCCGGCGCCATCGCCGCCACCGGCTTCGACGTGCTGACCCATGCCATCGAGAGCCACACCGCGCGGCCCTTCCGCTCGCGCCCGCGCCCCGAGCAGCCGACGGCGCGTCCGCCCTACCAGGGCGCCAACCCGTGGTCGGACATCGGCAGCCTCCAGGCGATCCGGCTGGGCGGGCAATGGCTGGAACAGGCGGTCAACGACCCGGATTGCGCGGAGGCGCGCGACGCCCTGATGTTCGCGGCGACGCTGGCCGGTCTGGCCTTCGGCAATGCCGGCGTCCACATCCCGCACGCCATGTCCTATTCGGTGGCGGGGATGAACCACAGCTTCACCGCGACGGGCTACGAGACGGTGGACCCGATGGTGCCGCACGGCATCTCCGTGGTGCTGAACGCCCCCGCCGCCTTCCGCTTCACCGGCCCGGCGGCGCCCGAGGCCCATCTGCGCGCCGCCGAGGCGCTGGGGGCGGACGTGCGCGGCGCCTCGCCGGAGGATGGCGGCGAGTTGCTGGCGACCCGGCTGATCTCGATGATGCGCGCCACCGGCCTGCCCAACGGCCTGTCGGCGCTTGGCTACGGCGAGGCCGACATTCCGGGTCTGGTCAGGGGAGCCGCCGCCCAGCAACGCCTGCTGACCATCGCCCCGCGCCCGGTGTCGGAGGACGACCTGCGCGGGCTCTATGCGGATGCGATGCGCTACTGGTGAGGAACCGGGGCCGCGCCGCTTTCGAGCTTGGCGAAGGCGGCGCGGGCGATGGCGAGGCTATCGGTCGCAACGGTGATGCAATAGGGGGGCGCGCTCCGGGGGGCGTGATGGCCGCTGCGCCGAAGGGGCGCCGAATGGAGAATGGAAATAATCGAACCGCATGATACGTTTCATGCACCCCTGTCCGGTTCGCCAATCAAGTTGCTCAGAAACCCGCCGGGAGAGGGTGTTTCCAGACTGTTGCCGATATGGCCGCCAAAGGGATAAACACGCCGCGCGCATTTGTCCGCGCCCCGTTTTCTTCCCAGCCGTGAAAATCGATTAGTCAAATTCCCCATTAGCTCGCAATTTCCCTAGTTTTATTTTAACCGGCTCTACGCCGCGGCGACACCCTCGTCGGCTAGGGAAGGGGACGGAAGACGATGTCGCAGTGGCTTTCCCGAAATCGCTCCAAGCTGGAGCATGCCTTGCGGATGACGGTGGCGTGCTTGGCGGCCTACGCCTGCGCGGAGGCGCTGGGGCTGCCGGAGGCATTCTGGGCCACCATAACGGCATTGATGGTGATGCAGAGCAACGTCGGCGGGACGCTCAAGGCGGCGCTGGAACGCTTCATCGGCTCGCTGCTCGGCGCTTTGTACGGCAGTGCCATCGTCCATTTCATTCCGCATTCCGACGAATGGACGAGGGCGGGCGCACTGATCCTGGCCGTCGCCCCACTCTCCTATCTGGCCGCCATCAACGCCGGCTTCCGCATCGCGCCGATGACCGCCATCATCGTGCTGCTCGGCAACATCGGCGCGTCCCTGGGTCCACTTGGCTTCGCGGAGCGGCGGGTGCTGGAGGTCGGGCTCGGCTGCACCGTCGGCCTGCTGGTCTCGATGCTGGTGGTGCCGGTCCGTGCGGCGCGCTCGGTTCTGGAAACGGCGAGCAAGGTGACGCGGCTTCTTGCCGAACAGTTGGAAACACTGGCGGATTCCGACGACATACCGCAAGAACGGCTGAGCGCGCTGGTCACGCAAACGCTCCAAGGCCTGCACGGCTTGGAAACCAGTGTGGGTGAGGCGGCGCGCGAGCGTCGCAGCCGCCTCACCGATCTGCCCGATCCGGAACCGCTGCTGTGGACGCTGATGCGGCTGCGGCATGACGTTGCATCGATCAGGCAGGACGTTGGAAAGCCGGGACAGGAAGCCTTCGAAGATCTGGCGGCGAAGGAGTGGAGATCGGTCGCGAGGACCGCCGCCGCGCATCTGAGGGCGCTCGCCGACTCCCTGGAGAACAGACAGCCGCCCGAGGAGCAGTCCGAGGCCATGATCCAGGCCATCGGCGCCTATCACGCTGCCATAGACGCAATGAAACGATCGACACAGACCCAGAACCTTACGACCGAAAATCTCTGGTGGCTGGCGGGCACCGGCTTTGCCCTTGAGCAGTTGCACCGCGACATCAACGACCTTTCCGACCGGGTCAGGGGCTTCTCCAAGGCGCGGTGAGCTGGGGCGTCCCGATTCCCATGCGCCCGAACAGCCGCCGTCATCACAGCCGCTTTCATCGTCGCGCCATGGCCGGAGTAAGCGTTTTGCCGTCGTCGACCAGGGCGCCATTCTCCATGCGCACCCGGCGGGTCGCCAAGCGCTTCAGGAAGCCGTCGTCGTGCGAGATGATCACCATGGCCTGAGGCAGCGCCTGGAGGATGTCGGTCAACCGCTCCTCCGTCGCGTGATCGAGCGCATTGGTCGGCTCATCGAGCAGCAGGACATCGGGCCGCATGGCCAGGACCGTCGCCAGGGCGACCAGCCGCTTCTGGCCGCCGGACAGCTTGTGCGTCACGCGGTCGCCGAAGCCGGCGAGACCGAGAAGGGCCAGCGTTTCCTGCGCGATCTCGCGCGCTTCGGCGGAGGTCTTGCCAAGGTTGAGCGGCCCGAAGGACACGTCCTCCAGCACCGTCGGACAGAAAAGCTGGTCGTCGGCGTCCTGGAACAGCAGCCCGGCGCGGGCGCGCACCTCGTGAAAGTCCTTTTCGGTTCGCCGCGACCGTCCGAAAGCCTCGACGATGCCCGCCGAGGGGCGGCGGAGGCCGACCATGATAAGGAACAGCGTCGTCTTGCCGGAACCGTTCGGGCCGACCAGGGCCACCCGTTCACCGGCGAACAACTCGAATCCGGCGTCGCGCAGCACCGGCCGCTCCGCGTCATACGCGAAGCCGATTCCCTCCAGCCGGAAGAGCGGCGCGCTCACAGCCCCGCCACCGCGATCAGCAGGACCAGCCCGGCGGTCGAGACGAGGGCGAAGACCCCGTCCTGCCGGCGGAAGGGGCCATCGTCGCGCAACGACCGCAACCGGCCGTCGAAGCCGCGGCAGCGCATGGCTTCGGTGATGCGTTCGGCGCGCTCGACCGAGCGCACCATCAGCATGCCGAACAGCCAGCCCAGGCTCCGCCAGCCATGGCGCCCGGCGGTCAGGCGAAAGGCGCGCGCCTTCATGGCGGTGCGCAGGCGCCGGTACTCCTCGCCCAGGACGTCGAGGTAGCGGATGGTGAAGAAGTAGAGGTGGACGAACTTGTCCGGCGCGCCCAGCCGCGACAGCGCGCGGCCGAGCGTCACCGTATCCATGGTGCCGGCCAGGGCCAGAATGGCCAAGGCCACCGCATTGCCCTTCAGCAGGATGACCAATGCGCGTTCCATGCCCTCCAGGCTCACCGGCAGGCCGGCGACGGTGACCCAGGCCGGGCCGGGCACGGTGAAGGGAAGGGAGACCAGCGCCATCAGCATGAACCCGTCGAGCGCGGCCACCTTGCGCAATGTCGCAACGACGGGCAGCCGGGCCGCGGCGGCCAGCATCACCGCGAAGCCGGACGCCAGGGCTACGGCGGCCGTTCCGTCGAGGCCGACCACCACCAGCAGCGCGAAGCCGGCAAGCGCGAGCAGGCGCGATCGCGGATCGAGGGTTCCGATCGGCCCGCCGCCTTGCGGTCCCTCGCCCGAACCGGACGTGCCGGCATGGCCGCCGCCATGGGGCGCAGAGGAAAGGTGAAGCCGCGTGGGGATCGAACTCATCTTGCGCCCTCGCTCCCTGTGACGGGCGCGCCCGTCTTCAGCCGCTTTCTCGGACGCATGGAGAGGCCATAGGCCAGACCACCGAGCCCGACGATGTAACCGATGCCGCCCAGCACGTCATGCCACCTCACGGACTCCTCGAAGGCATCCAGTTGTTCGCGCAGCGGCCTGACCTGCCGCGCCACGCTTTGCTCGACCAGCGCCGCCAGTTCGGCCGGCGGCTGCGCGGCCGACGGTCCGACGGCGGCCGGAACCGTTGCCGGAGCCGTCGCCGCCGGTCCGGCGGACGGCATGGACGGCAGGGTTTCCGGCAACTCGGCGGCCTTCAGGGTGAATCCCGCTTCATGCCCATCCCCGCCATTGGCGGTGATCCGAAGATCGGCACGCTGTCCCGCCTCGAAGCGGAAGCCGCCTTCCGGGTCGGTCCGTCCTTGGAAAACCACCTTTCCGTCCGGGGCGGTGGCGGCGACGGCGGCGTCCTGCGCCCGGCCGCCGGGGCTGAAATAGACATAACCCGAGACCACCGGCCCTTCGGCCGCAGCGAACACCTTCATCTTGTGGGCCAGCGCCGGCTGGCTGAGCGCGATCATTGGCAAGGCCAGCAGGGCCGGCAACCAGGACGGCTTCATTCGGCGGTCTCCTCGGCAAGACGAAGCGGCTTGCGGTCAAGAAGTTCGGGTTTCACGCGCAGGACCAGACTGATCGCCGCCGCGGTGAAGAATGTTTCGATCACCATCACCGGCGCATAGGCGAAGAGGACCAGCTTGGCGGCCGGAACGAACTCCTGCCCGCTCAGCGCCAGGACCAGAGCCACCCCGACCGCCGTCAGCAGGACGCCGAGCCCGCCGGCCAGGCCCGCGGCGGCCACCGTCCAGCGGCTGTCCGGCCCGGCACGCCGCCGCACCGCATCGAACAGCAGGCCGCACAGGACCGCCGGCACCGCCATGTTCATGGCGTTGACCCCCAGCACGACCAATCCGCCGAAACCGAAGAGAACGGCCTGGAGCAGCAGCGCCACCAGGATGGCGGGAAAGGCGGCCCAGCCCAGCGCGATCCCGGTCAGGCCGTTGAGGATCAGGTGGACGCTCGTCGGCCCGACCGGGAAATGAACCAGCGAAGCGACGAAGAACACCGAGGAGAGCACCGCCACCTGGGGGATGCGTTCGGGCTCCATCCGCTTCAGGCCATAGGCGCAGCCCGCCACCGTCACCGTCGCGCCGACGGCCAGAACGGGAAGCGACAGCACGCCGTCCGGGATGTGGGCCATGACGCCAACCTTCCTGCCTCTCGGCCCGGTCTATTTCATGTCGACGGCCTTGACCCAGATCGTCCCGCCGATTTCGAGCGGGGCCGGCTTGCCGTCGGGAGCGGCTTTCGTCGTGTCGGCCTCGCTCACAGCGTTGAACGCCCACCAGCCGGCCCGCGGCATGGCGTAGGCGAAGGTGCCCGCGCCATCGGTCTTGACGACCTGCGTGATGAAGGGATCGGCCGGCGGGTGGACGGAACCGTCGTTCTTCCACTCGATCTCGACTTCGGCATCGGGAAGCGGCTTGCCGTCCTTCATGACGACGCCGCGGAACAGGTTGCCGGTCCAGATTCCGTAAGGGCGGGTGAGCGGCTGGATCTCGATGGGAAAGCCGACCATCGCGTCCCAGTCCTCGCCGCCGCCGAATCCGACGACGACCTTGGCGTAATGCAGGATCTGTTTGCGTTCCGCCGGTTCCCAGTACGAAGCCGGTTCGAGGAAGAACACATAGTCGCCGGGTTCCTTGACCGTGTAGGCGGAGGAATAGGCGGTTTTCCCGTCGATCGTCCGGGGGGTCAGGCTGGCCAGCAGATCGGCCTTCTCACCGTTGGCGAGGACACCGAATTGCGCCGGCTTGCCCATGTCCATGGTTGGCCCTCCCTCCATGGGATGGGTGAAGACCAGATCGAGAGCGACGGTCCGGTCCCCTTCCTCCGGCACGATATCGGTGGAGGGCAGGATTTCCTGGAAATGGGCATCGGCGCCGCCCGCGGCGAAAGTGAACGTTGCCAGAAGGCTTGCGGCAATCCATCCCCTCGAACGATCGAGCATGTCCGCCCCCGTGCTCAGTATGAGAAAATAATAATTTGTCACACCGCACGGAAGTTCAAGTTATTTGCAAAGGTTGCCCGCAACAAAAAAGGCTAGAGGCTGTCATAAGAAATTAATTATAGCAAAAGAAGCCGCGTATTTTCGATCATATGTGCTTCAGGGATAAGGCTTGTTTTGATAGACGGCATTGATCGTACCCGAAGCGCTGCCCTGACCATTTTGCCGGATACTGCCGATTCCACGGAAATTCGGGATGGTGCGAATGACATCGGGCGTGTCCGGGCTTGGCGGCCGGAGTAGGATGGGACGATCTGACCCTACCCGGCGGGCGGCGCACATGGAACGGATCACGGTTTCCCTCGATGATGACCTGCTCAATCAATTCGACGGCTTCATCCGTCGAAAGGGCTACACGAACCGTTCCGAGGCGGTTCGCGACATCCTGCGCGATCTCCTGCAGGAGGATCGCCTGTCCACCGACGAGGCGCCGCACTGCGTCGCCAGCATGAGCTACGTCTACAATCACCATGAACGGGAATTGTCCCGGCGCCTTGCCAACATCCAGCACGCGCACCACGACCTGTTCCGCGCGACCGTCCACGTTCACCTCGACCACGAAAATTGCCTGGAGGTGTCACTGCTCGAAGGGCCGACCAGGGTGGTGCGTGACGTCGCCGATGCCATTGCCGCCGAAACCGGCGTCAGGCACAGCCAGGTCAAGCTCATTCCGGTGGAGGTGACGGTCATGGCCGGCATCCATGGAGCCGGCGGCCTCCGTCATGGTCATCACGATCACCCTGTGACCGACCGTCCGCATGTCCACACCAAACCGAGTTCCTGAAATGGGCTTGCGCTCCGCCTTGCGGCGGGCACCGGTTCCGGGCCGGTCCGCCGCGAAGACGGCCTCAGGTCAGATGGAATATCCAGCCGGCGGCGAGCAGCAGGCACAGGATCGATGTCGGCACGCCCGCCTTGGCGAATTCGGCGAAGTCGATTGTGATCCCGCGCCGGCTCCCCTCCTCGGTGACGATGATGCCGGCGAGGCTGCCGAAGAGCACGGCGTTCGACGAGAAGTTCGTTCCCAGCACTAAGGCGGCGCCGAGCGCGTCGGGGTGGGTGGCGCCCTTCAGGAACGGGGTCACCAGCATCACTGCGGGATTGTTTCCGACGATGTTGGACAGCACCGCCATGACGAGGAGCAAGGACATGGGGTTCTGCAGATCGAACCCGGCTGTGCTCAAATGCGTGATCAGGCGCTGCGGCAGGTCGGTGGCGACGAACGCCGCGTTGACGATGAACAGACCGAAGAGCAGGACCAGGAGGTTGCCGTCGACCTTGCCGAGCAGCCGTTCGGAATCGACGCGGCGGCTGATGAGCAGGACGCTGGCGCCGCAAAGCGCGATCAGCATGTGAGGCCAGTCCGTCGCCACGAAGGCGACGATCACGGCGGCGGTGACGATGGCCGCCTTCGCCGTCTCACCGCGATCGAGCGCGACCGGCGCGTCGTTGTCGGCCTTCGGGGCGGCCTTCGGGGCGGCGAGCGCCCAGCGGCGGCGATAGAGCACGGTCACCACCAGCCAGATGATCGGCAGGCCGACGAGCGCCGGAAGCGCGGCCATGGCCATGAAGCCGGTGAAGGAGAAACCCAGCGTCTCGGCGGTGATCATGTTCTGCGGACTTCCGATGAGCGTCGCCGACGATCCGACATTGACCGCGAAGCAGAAGCCCAGCAGGAACGGGACGGGATTGAGCCGCCGCGCGACGCAGATCCCGGCAAGGACCGGCGTCATCGCGGCCGCCACCACATCCTTGGTGAGCAGCGCAGACATCACGGCCGCCACCGCGATCAGGATGGCGAGCAGCGCCTGTGGCCCGACCCGCGCGGCGCCGGCGGCCCGAGCCACCCAGCCATAGAATCCGGCGACGGCGAAGGACGAGGCGATCACCATGAGGCCGAACAGCAGGCCGATCGTTCTGTAGTCGATCGCCTGCCACGCCGCCGCCGGGGTGATCCGGCCCAGCACGATCAGCAGCAGCGCGCCGACCAGCGCCGCGGCGGTCCGGTCGAGCAGGAAGCCCGGCAGATGGCCCAGCGCCATGGCGACATAGACGAGAAGAAAGATCGTGATGGTCAGATCCATGGTGCGTCCTCCCCCGTACCGGGATCACTTCGGGTTTCCGCGATCCATGTCCCACAGATTGAAGGCGCGTTCGCCATACATGGCGGTGTCGAGCCCCCGCTGCTGGATCTCGTCCGGCACCCGGAGCACGCCCAGCCCGTCCAGCACCCTCAGGATGCCGTAGGTGATGAGGGCGGAGTAGCCGGCGACGACCACGACGGCGAGCAGCTGGACGCCGAACTGCGGGACGCCCGCCACCACCTTGTTGATGTGCGGGCTGGCGAGAATGCCGATCAGCAGGGCTCCCGTCATGCCGCCGACGCCATGCGCCCGCCAGACCTCGAGCGTATCGTCGACCTTCAGCCACCTCTGGACGTATTTGGCGAAATAGCAGGCGGTGGCGCCGATGGCGCCGATGAGAAGCGCGGACATCGGTTCGACATAGCCCGAGGCCGGAGTGATGGTGGCAAGCCCCGCCACCGCGCCCACCAGCACGCCGGAGAAGGTTGGATGGCCGTTCTCCCTCCACTCCCAGAACATCCAGACGAGCATGGCGATGGAGCCGGCCAGCATCGTGTTGGTGAATGCGTAGGCGGACAGCGCATCGGCCGCATAGGCGTCGCCGGCATTGAACCCGAACCATCCGAACCACAGCAGCCCCGCGCCGAGCGCCACCAGCGGCAGGCTGGCCGGCCCGGTGTCCTCCTCGCCGGGGGCGACCTTGCGTTTTCCGAGATACGCGGCCGTCACCAGCGCGGAACAGCCCGCGGTGGTGTGGATGGCGATGCCGCCGGCGAAGTCGGCGACCCCGAGCTGGTCGAGGAAGCCTCCCCCCCAGACCCAATGGGCGACCGGCAGATAGATCAGGATGGTCCAGAGGGCGACGAAGGACAGATAGGCCCCGAAGCGGAACCGCCCGACGAAAGCCCCTGTCATCAGCGCCGGCGTGATGATGGCGAACATCATCTGATAGACGAAAACCATGATGAAGGGGATGTCCGGCCCATAGTTCGGGTTGGGGGTTATGCCCACCTGA from Azospirillum ramasamyi includes:
- a CDS encoding hydroxyacid-oxoacid transhydrogenase, whose amino-acid sequence is MASETHGNAYPILPDGEEGFTVEAARMKFGPGMLAELGGDAVSLGMTRVALFTDPRVAATAPFAMALDSLKRAGMDPVVYDRCRVEPTSASFLDAADFARDGGFDGYVSIGGGSVIDTAKAANLYATHPADFLAYVNKPLGEGIPVPGPVKPHIACPTTCGTGSETTGVAIFDHVEKQVKTGISSRFLRPSLAVVDPRTIDSLPPGAIAATGFDVLTHAIESHTARPFRSRPRPEQPTARPPYQGANPWSDIGSLQAIRLGGQWLEQAVNDPDCAEARDALMFAATLAGLAFGNAGVHIPHAMSYSVAGMNHSFTATGYETVDPMVPHGISVVLNAPAAFRFTGPAAPEAHLRAAEALGADVRGASPEDGGELLATRLISMMRATGLPNGLSALGYGEADIPGLVRGAAAQQRLLTIAPRPVSEDDLRGLYADAMRYW
- a CDS encoding FUSC family protein, which gives rise to MSQWLSRNRSKLEHALRMTVACLAAYACAEALGLPEAFWATITALMVMQSNVGGTLKAALERFIGSLLGALYGSAIVHFIPHSDEWTRAGALILAVAPLSYLAAINAGFRIAPMTAIIVLLGNIGASLGPLGFAERRVLEVGLGCTVGLLVSMLVVPVRAARSVLETASKVTRLLAEQLETLADSDDIPQERLSALVTQTLQGLHGLETSVGEAARERRSRLTDLPDPEPLLWTLMRLRHDVASIRQDVGKPGQEAFEDLAAKEWRSVARTAAAHLRALADSLENRQPPEEQSEAMIQAIGAYHAAIDAMKRSTQTQNLTTENLWWLAGTGFALEQLHRDINDLSDRVRGFSKAR
- a CDS encoding energy-coupling factor ABC transporter ATP-binding protein, encoding MSAPLFRLEGIGFAYDAERPVLRDAGFELFAGERVALVGPNGSGKTTLFLIMVGLRRPSAGIVEAFGRSRRTEKDFHEVRARAGLLFQDADDQLFCPTVLEDVSFGPLNLGKTSAEAREIAQETLALLGLAGFGDRVTHKLSGGQKRLVALATVLAMRPDVLLLDEPTNALDHATEERLTDILQALPQAMVIISHDDGFLKRLATRRVRMENGALVDDGKTLTPAMARR
- the cbiQ gene encoding cobalt ECF transporter T component CbiQ — its product is MSSIPTRLHLSSAPHGGGHAGTSGSGEGPQGGGPIGTLDPRSRLLALAGFALLVVVGLDGTAAVALASGFAVMLAAAARLPVVATLRKVAALDGFMLMALVSLPFTVPGPAWVTVAGLPVSLEGMERALVILLKGNAVALAILALAGTMDTVTLGRALSRLGAPDKFVHLYFFTIRYLDVLGEEYRRLRTAMKARAFRLTAGRHGWRSLGWLFGMLMVRSVERAERITEAMRCRGFDGRLRSLRDDGPFRRQDGVFALVSTAGLVLLIAVAGL
- a CDS encoding carboxypeptidase regulatory-like domain-containing protein; its protein translation is MKPSWLPALLALPMIALSQPALAHKMKVFAAAEGPVVSGYVYFSPGGRAQDAAVAATAPDGKVVFQGRTDPEGGFRFEAGQRADLRITANGGDGHEAGFTLKAAELPETLPSMPSAGPAATAPATVPAAVGPSAAQPPAELAALVEQSVARQVRPLREQLDAFEESVRWHDVLGGIGYIVGLGGLAYGLSMRPRKRLKTGAPVTGSEGAR
- the cbiM gene encoding cobalt transporter CbiM yields the protein MAHIPDGVLSLPVLAVGATVTVAGCAYGLKRMEPERIPQVAVLSSVFFVASLVHFPVGPTSVHLILNGLTGIALGWAAFPAILVALLLQAVLFGFGGLVVLGVNAMNMAVPAVLCGLLFDAVRRRAGPDSRWTVAAAGLAGGLGVLLTAVGVALVLALSGQEFVPAAKLVLFAYAPVMVIETFFTAAAISLVLRVKPELLDRKPLRLAEETAE
- a CDS encoding DUF4198 domain-containing protein yields the protein MLDRSRGWIAASLLATFTFAAGGADAHFQEILPSTDIVPEEGDRTVALDLVFTHPMEGGPTMDMGKPAQFGVLANGEKADLLASLTPRTIDGKTAYSSAYTVKEPGDYVFFLEPASYWEPAERKQILHYAKVVVGFGGGEDWDAMVGFPIEIQPLTRPYGIWTGNLFRGVVMKDGKPLPDAEVEIEWKNDGSVHPPADPFITQVVKTDGAGTFAYAMPRAGWWAFNAVSEADTTKAAPDGKPAPLEIGGTIWVKAVDMK
- the nikR gene encoding nickel-responsive transcriptional regulator NikR: MERITVSLDDDLLNQFDGFIRRKGYTNRSEAVRDILRDLLQEDRLSTDEAPHCVASMSYVYNHHERELSRRLANIQHAHHDLFRATVHVHLDHENCLEVSLLEGPTRVVRDVADAIAAETGVRHSQVKLIPVEVTVMAGIHGAGGLRHGHHDHPVTDRPHVHTKPSS
- a CDS encoding SLC13 family permease, whose product is MDLTITIFLLVYVAMALGHLPGFLLDRTAAALVGALLLIVLGRITPAAAWQAIDYRTIGLLFGLMVIASSFAVAGFYGWVARAAGAARVGPQALLAILIAVAAVMSALLTKDVVAAAMTPVLAGICVARRLNPVPFLLGFCFAVNVGSSATLIGSPQNMITAETLGFSFTGFMAMAALPALVGLPIIWLVVTVLYRRRWALAAPKAAPKADNDAPVALDRGETAKAAIVTAAVIVAFVATDWPHMLIALCGASVLLISRRVDSERLLGKVDGNLLVLLFGLFIVNAAFVATDLPQRLITHLSTAGFDLQNPMSLLLVMAVLSNIVGNNPAVMLVTPFLKGATHPDALGAALVLGTNFSSNAVLFGSLAGIIVTEEGSRRGITIDFAEFAKAGVPTSILCLLLAAGWIFHLT
- a CDS encoding ammonium transporter, giving the protein MQGVNAGNTTFILLCTALVCLMTPALALFYGGLVKQRDVLSIMIQNFVCMGVVGLIWVFGGFSLAFGPDIGGTIGNFGTYFGMYQVGITPNPNYGPDIPFIMVFVYQMMFAIITPALMTGAFVGRFRFGAYLSFVALWTILIYLPVAHWVWGGGFLDQLGVADFAGGIAIHTTAGCSALVTAAYLGKRKVAPGEEDTGPASLPLVALGAGLLWFGWFGFNAGDAYAADALSAYAFTNTMLAGSIAMLVWMFWEWRENGHPTFSGVLVGAVAGLATITPASGYVEPMSALLIGAIGATACYFAKYVQRWLKVDDTLEVWRAHGVGGMTGALLIGILASPHINKVVAGVPQFGVQLLAVVVVAGYSALITYGILRVLDGLGVLRVPDEIQQRGLDTAMYGERAFNLWDMDRGNPK